A single window of Metallosphaera hakonensis JCM 8857 = DSM 7519 DNA harbors:
- a CDS encoding CoA-transferase, with protein sequence MRVDYVIKAIAEILCDDELVYVGLNSGPALLGTFLARDLLRKSIHIVGVAEAFNPKSIVLSPSTGDPFFLEGSPVMITADSFDLAQKGKLDVMFLGPVQIDQETNVNLTAIGDYRKPAVKLPGGAATAYLMPLVKKMVLWNLKHSKSSLVKKVDFVTGTAKNSNNKVYLVTNLGVLRYNRDKKKWEIIALYPWSEVNDIINNTDFPVDLHSDRVVALHEYDRRYIDMLDPYGLRSAYDF encoded by the coding sequence ATGAGAGTAGATTACGTAATTAAGGCTATAGCCGAGATATTATGCGATGATGAGTTAGTATATGTCGGTCTTAATTCAGGCCCAGCGTTACTTGGGACTTTCTTAGCTAGAGACTTACTTAGGAAAAGTATTCATATAGTAGGTGTAGCAGAGGCCTTTAACCCTAAGAGCATTGTTCTTTCGCCGTCTACAGGGGATCCTTTCTTCTTGGAAGGCTCTCCCGTGATGATAACAGCCGACTCCTTTGACTTGGCCCAGAAGGGTAAACTCGATGTTATGTTTTTAGGTCCAGTTCAAATAGATCAAGAGACCAATGTTAACCTAACAGCCATAGGGGATTACAGAAAACCCGCAGTTAAGCTACCTGGCGGAGCTGCCACAGCGTATTTGATGCCTCTTGTTAAAAAGATGGTATTATGGAACCTAAAACACTCAAAAAGCTCCCTGGTTAAGAAGGTTGATTTCGTGACCGGCACAGCGAAGAACTCAAACAACAAAGTTTATCTTGTTACAAACTTAGGTGTGCTAAGATATAACAGAGACAAAAAGAAATGGGAAATAATTGCGTTATATCCCTGGTCAGAAGTCAATGATATAATTAACAACACAGATTTCCCAGTTGATCTGCACTCTGATAGAGTAGTAGCTCTCCACGAATATGACAGAAGATATATTGACATGCTAGATCCTTATGGACTTAGATCAGCATATGATTTTTAA
- a CDS encoding CoA transferase subunit A, protein MSKLIPLEKAWSIVRIGDTITVSGISIHRNPMAFIKFLVDYEYEEMGFIDREPGVALELLLRHNVVNRVRVAMATLEWFGMLPTFRYKVEKGEIEFLEDTCGAFIAGIRAGAAGVPFMPVKGVLGSDLVKIHEEAGTWKVSKDPFSGEEIVLVKAIQPDVAIIHVNKADENGNAEIIGPLYEDEYKAKAAKKVIITAEEIVDESYFYGKRPTINSVYVDAVIHTPKGAEPTSMYPLYDADYEAILKLLGQA, encoded by the coding sequence ATGTCGAAGTTAATTCCACTTGAAAAGGCCTGGTCCATTGTTCGAATAGGTGACACGATTACCGTAAGTGGAATATCAATACATCGTAATCCCATGGCTTTTATCAAGTTTCTAGTTGACTATGAATACGAGGAAATGGGGTTTATTGATAGGGAACCTGGAGTAGCCCTGGAACTTCTCCTAAGGCATAACGTGGTTAACAGGGTCAGGGTGGCCATGGCTACATTGGAATGGTTTGGGATGTTACCTACGTTTAGGTATAAAGTGGAAAAAGGAGAGATTGAGTTTCTAGAGGACACCTGTGGAGCTTTCATAGCCGGGATTAGGGCAGGAGCAGCTGGCGTTCCATTTATGCCTGTGAAAGGAGTGTTGGGAAGCGATCTTGTGAAGATCCATGAGGAAGCTGGTACATGGAAGGTTTCTAAGGATCCATTTAGTGGAGAAGAAATAGTTCTGGTTAAGGCTATTCAACCTGACGTCGCGATAATCCATGTAAATAAGGCAGACGAGAACGGGAACGCAGAAATTATTGGCCCCCTATATGAAGATGAATATAAGGCTAAAGCGGCTAAGAAGGTCATCATTACTGCAGAAGAGATAGTAGACGAGAGTTACTTTTATGGTAAGAGACCCACAATAAATTCCGTGTATGTGGATGCAGTTATTCATACTCCTAAAGGCGCTGAGCCCACTAGCATGTATCCATTATACGACGCTGATTACGAAGCCATATTGAAGCTGTTGGGCCAAGCTTGA
- the trm10 gene encoding tRNA (adenine(9)-N1)-methyltransferase Trm10: MILGRSLAKQFLEMGIDSLYVRGLKKPFLQHLGLKLALYNWGIKRGIFYGNIISEELGIHFLSGRGLELATNSPHPQGEKIPFEFPEFPVFIIDLALWDRHSPDEKTKLVMQILMSISTLRKYLWDYNLSLNNTSKEFEEMFNEMGFFNRVRRNVSPIHGVVLDPYGDEDATEGLIRSVDTFVLGGIVDDSGWRYATRELADKVGYNLKRVRISLRGSRVGVPDRLNKIMSIILRVKEGESLEESIIGEQSNADKFTRLLRDTTMNGDLEGNARWLKAGDRIKERVRKIVNRTRPESSSYPQ, encoded by the coding sequence TTGATATTGGGTAGGAGCTTAGCAAAACAATTCCTTGAGATGGGAATAGATTCCCTTTACGTCCGTGGGCTAAAGAAACCGTTTCTACAGCATCTGGGCCTAAAACTCGCCCTGTATAATTGGGGAATAAAGAGAGGGATCTTCTATGGGAACATAATCTCGGAGGAATTAGGGATACACTTCCTTAGCGGAAGGGGACTCGAATTAGCCACGAATTCTCCTCATCCTCAAGGAGAGAAGATTCCTTTTGAATTTCCTGAATTTCCGGTTTTCATCATCGACCTAGCGCTCTGGGATAGGCATTCGCCCGATGAAAAAACTAAACTGGTAATGCAAATACTCATGAGTATCTCCACACTAAGAAAGTATCTTTGGGACTATAATCTCTCCCTTAACAATACCAGTAAAGAATTTGAGGAGATGTTTAATGAGATGGGTTTCTTCAACAGGGTAAGGAGAAACGTTTCGCCCATTCACGGTGTTGTTTTGGATCCCTACGGTGATGAAGACGCTACAGAGGGGCTCATCAGAAGCGTGGACACGTTTGTCTTGGGAGGGATAGTTGACGACTCCGGTTGGAGATACGCTACCAGGGAATTAGCAGACAAAGTAGGATATAACTTGAAGAGGGTAAGGATATCTCTTCGCGGTTCAAGGGTTGGTGTACCAGACAGGCTCAATAAGATCATGTCAATCATACTGAGAGTGAAAGAGGGCGAGAGTCTTGAGGAAAGCATAATTGGAGAACAGTCAAATGCCGACAAGTTCACCCGTTTACTGAGGGACACAACAATGAACGGGGACCTGGAAGGAAACGCCAGGTGGCTTAAGGCCGGAGATAGAATTAAGGAAAGAGTTAGAAAAATAGTTAATCGAACTCGGCCTGAATCTTCTTCTTACCCTCAATAA